DNA sequence from the Pedobacter sp. W3I1 genome:
GCGATTTACAATCTTCAACTGTTATTCTTTTTGCAGTTTCGAGTACATTAACGGCAGCGCCTGCGAAATGCTCAAAAACCACCTGGCGAACCCATGCATCCTGCACATTCTCTAAACAGATGGCTGTCCAGCGGTGGTATTCATCTTTAATATTTTCTTTATGATAATCGGATTCGATTTTTAGATTCTCAACGCCTGACTGTGTAATTCTGCCCTCCCATTTGTATTTTGAAATGGTAGCACCTCCAAACCTGGAATCCAAAGCTGTTGTAATTGGCGCGTCGAAAGTGATGGTATTGCCGTTTATTGCGGTAATTTTTCTATCCCAATGAATATCTCTTGTTCCCGGTTTCCAACCCAAAGCGCTTTCACCTCCACCAAACTCTACAGTTTTCAGGGTTTCAATCCATTCTTTGGTTGAAGGACGATGGATCAAAATCTGATCGCCAACTTTTAATCCGCTGGCATTGGTTAAGGTTATTTTATTCGCATTTACGGGCACATAAGTGTCAGTAATGGCAATAGGCTGTTCCTCAACCTTGTTCTTTTGACCTAAAATCCTGATTACACCAATACGGTCTAAACCTGTAGCGAAAATTTTAGTGCCATTTTCGTCCATTCCACTTCCACGAAGCACTACTCCAGACGCTGATAACCGCAATGTTCCGGCGACTTCATATGTGCCTTTTTCTAATAAAACCGCACCACGTAAACCATCTTTTCCAAGGGGTAATTTCGAGACATAATTAATAGCCGATTGAATCCTTAATGTAGCATCGCCCGTTGAAACCGGAACAACTACCTTTATTGTTGCATTGGGAATGGCTTTTTCGCCAGCCATGTAGCCAGCATAAGAAAAATCGGGAATCCGGTTCCCATCTGCATCAGGTGTATAGGCCATTTTCCCATCCTTTCCTTTAAAGATCGGCTTTGGCGGCTCAACAGGCTTTGTTTTTTGTGCAAAAGAAAAGTTAGTCACTAAAAGAGCAATTACCAAAATTGGTAAGGTCTTCAGTCGCATGGCTTTTAATATGTGGTTAGTTTTTGGCATATTTTAATTTTTTGACCACAAAGGCATTAAGGATTCCCCCTCTTGATCGTCATTTCGAGCGGAGTGCAACGCAGTCGAGAAATCTGTCTTGATAGATCTCTCTCCCGAAAGTTCGGGACTGTGCTTCAGTCGAGATGACGATTTCGATAGAAGATGCCCGGCCTTTCAGCTTTAGTCTTTCTTCTTTAACCTTTCGAAGGTCTAACTTTATTCACATCAACCAAACTATTTAAATAAACTTCGATATTGGCATAACCTGATTTCGACGTCTTTGTGGCGTCTTTAGCATCTTTAGGGTTAAGTCCGTTTTTGGTTTCCCAGCTATCCGGTATTCCGTCCCCATCTGTATCTAAATAGGGTTTCCCTTTATATTCAGGATAACCACCCACTTGTGCAATATCAGAAATGATTCCTTTTTTATATGAATCGGCAGGTAAACGGCGTTTTACATAACTTTGTTTAGCAGGCAATTTACCATCTTCAATATGCTCAATTTTACCGGTGCTAACCTGTTTAATCATTCGTTGATCAACAGCATCGCGAACGGGTAAAGATGCACCTGCATTAGCCAGCACATAATCATAAGCTTTTTTGGTATCGATGATGGAGATTTTAGCCATAGGCAAAGGTTTATCTACTTTTATCGAATCTAATAGTTTTTGTTTATCTCTTTTGCTTTCAGGTTGAACGCCACCATCCCAATTATTTTTAGTTACTTTTTCATTTCCTTCAATAATGTTTCCCGTTACATAAGCTTTACCAAATTCATTCGAAAACTTTTTATCCCTACCCGACTCTGGCTTTAAGATACGATAAGAAATTGGTTCGCCTGCAGGTGTAATTGGCCCTGGTTTATAATAGTTATTAATGAAACTATAAAAAGAGGCATTATCGCCGCCATCGGCACTTCTGTTCCACCAGTTGAAGATCACGTTATTGGCAAAACCAAAATCGCCGTACATGCCCACAGATGGATTGCGACTTATGTTTGATGCCCAAAGGTTACGGACGAAAGTTGAATTTAGGCCTCCAATGGTGCTACCGAAAGCATGGTTATAGGTATCCAAAGCCTCAGAAAAGATTGAATTTTGAATGGTCACGTTTACCGTTGGTAATTTCTCCGGTTTAGAGCCGTCTTTTTTATCATAAACATGGCGATAGATAGACATGTTTTCATCTAAGCCCCAACTGGCCGAAACGTGGTCGATAATGATGTTTCCGACAGGATTTCCGCCAATGGCATCATCTCTACGGGTAACATCAGTTGCACCACGACGGAAACGCATATAACGGATGATCACATCATGTGTATTAATCCAAACTGATTCGCCAGCCACACAAACCCCGTCGCCTGGTGCACTTTGACCAGCAATTGTGATATAAGGTGCACGGATAATCAGCGGTGTTTTTAATCTGATAATGCCTGAAACGTTAAAAACGATAATTCTTGCTCCACCTTGTTCGCAAGCCTCACGTAATGTTCCGGCACCAGAATCTTCAAGACTGGTTACTACATAAACTTTCCCACCCCGGCCTCCAAAAGAATAAGCACCGCCACCTTCGGCACCAGGAAAGGCCACTGTTTTAGCCTGTGGTAAATCACCTGGTTTAGCTGCCCATGGAATATAAGGTTTGCCATGTTTTGCCTCTTCATCTACAATGTGTTTTACTTTTAAAAATTGCAGTTCCGATTTTTCTTCAATGCTTTTTAAAAGTGAATCGGCTTTCTTTTCCATTGTTTCAGGGATAACAGGATACTGTGCAAAAGCAACATTTCCAATACCGCATAAAGCAATTATGCTAAAAATTGAGTTCCGGGTGCGCATATTAGCTAGGTTTTACAATTGAAACTGGAACCACACTATTTAAATATACTTCGATGTTCGAATAACCACTTTTAGTGATTTTTGCTGCATCAGATGCATCTTTAGGGTTCAAGCCATTTTTCAGTTCATACGCATCTGGCATGCCGTCATCGTCACTATCTTTATATGGCGTTCCTTTATATTCCGGATAACCTCCAACCTGAGAAACTTCTGTAATGATACCTTGCTTGTAAGAATCGCCAGGTAATCTGCGGTGTTCGAATTGAAATGCAGATGGTTTAGCGTTAGGATGAACTTCAATTTTTCCGGTGGCTACCTGTTTAATTACACGGGTATCAACCGGATCTCTTTTTGGTAAGGTTGCACCCGCATTTGCCAATACATACGCTTTTGCTTGTAAGGTTGGTATGATGCTGATTTTCGGCATCGGGAATGGATCTTTTGCTTTCATCGCCGCAAAATATTTACTTGCAGCTTCAAACGACATGAGGCTCCCTTTTTTATCTTCTAACTGCACGCCCCCATCCCAGTTGTCTTTAGTTACTTTTTCGTTGCCATCGATGATATTCCCTGCCACATAAGCACGTCCGAAAACAACATAAGGTAATTTACTGCGGCCAGATTCTGGTTTTAAGATGCGATAACTGATGGGATCTTTTAATTCAGTAACCGGACCTGGTTTGTAGTAGTTGTTGATGATATTAAATTGTGCGGTATAATCTCCACCATCTGTAGAGCGGTTGTTCCAGTTAAACACCACGTTATTAGCGAAGTTAAAAATGCCGTTCCATCCTATTGATGGGTTACGGGCACCGTTATCGGCCCAAAGGTTACGCACAAAGGCGCAGTTTTCGCCACCTAAGGTACTGCCAAAAGCATGGTTCCAATAATCTAAAGCTTCAGAAAATATAGAGTTTTGTATAGTGATGTTAACCGTTCCTAATTTTTCTTCGGTTTTACCAGTACTATCGTTATACATGTGGCGGTACATCGACATATTTTCATCTAAACCCCAACTTGCCGAAACGTGGTCAATCATGATGTTTCCAACCGGATTTCCACCAATGGCATCATCGCGACGACCCACAAAAGTTTCACCTCTTCTGAAACGCATAAAACGAACAATCACATCATGTGTATTTAACCAAACCGATTCGCCAGCTACACAAACACCGTCACCAGGTGCGGTTTGGCCTGCAATGGTAATATAAGGGGCACGGATGATTAATGGTGTTTTTAATCTGATGATTCCGGCAACATTGAAAACAACAATCCTGGCCCCACCTTGTTCACAGGCATCACGTAAAGAGCCAGGACCACTATCGTTTAAATTTTTAACAACAATTACTCTACCACCGTGACCACCAAAACTATATGCACCACCGCCTTCTGCGCCAGGAAATGCTAATAATTTAGATTGAGGCAGATCGGTAGGCCTACCCGCCCAAGGAATGTATGGCTTGCCCTCACCCGCTTCTTTTGCGATAATAGGCTTGGCCTTTTCCCAGGCTATATCAGACTGGTGATAAGCTTCTTTCATCATCGAATCGGAAGATTTTTTGATGTTGGCCGGAATATTCGGGTATTGGGCAAATGTATAATTTGCGGAGAAAATTAATGCTGTTGTACACAACAAATTTAAAAAATTCTTTTTCATTTGTGTTTGCTCGTTGGGAAGAGAAAAGAAGTTACGAATTATTTGATCAGCGAAAAAAAACTAATCGTTTATGTTGAAATTCATGGCTCATTTCTTTGTCTATCCTTGTAAATAATTTTGGTTAGAAAGTATATTATCTTTCAAATTTGCATGCAAAAAGCGGCTATTTAATGTATAATTTTGGCTAGGTATTGTACCATCTTATCAATTGGTAAAAATGCCTGTAACAAATTAAATTCATTCTCGCAGCCATGGTACAAGATAGCAATAAAATTCATATATAAATGTAACATTCTTAAATAAAAAAACTGAAACAAATTAATGTTCCCTTTCCAAAAACCAAATATAAAAAATGAGAGGTTTTTAAGAATTTGAATTGTTTTTATTTAGGGGATTGTAAGGCCGCTTAAAATCGGCTGGGTGTAAATCTTTTAAATCCTCACACAGCATCGACTAAGGTAAACCGCCAAGAATTGCAATAAACCATTTTTAACTAACAAATGTGGAATAAGTATATTTTCGAAGAGGTCTATTATAATAGACACAATATTATGGATAATATTCTACATCATGCCGATAAAATAATATATCAAAACGCTTCAGTTAGTCCGTAACTTTAAATCAGTCCAAATTTTTAACTAAAATCAGTATATTATGAAAACAAAAAAAATTATGATGTTCAGCGGAATTTTATGCTTCTTTTTACTCACAGGATTAACGAGAGCTGTAGCGCAGGATGTTGAAGTGCCGATCTATTTGCCTTATAGCGGCAATTATAATGATTGGTACATCACCTTTACCAAAGTAGGAACTACAGAGTCCTATTATTTTCATACCGACGATGATACTTTTGAATCCAAAGTTCTTGGTACACTGCCAGCGGGTAACTATGATATTGAATTTCAAAGCTCTCATTTCCCTAATGGATTTGATTTTGGGATTTGGGGGAATGAAACCTATTCTTTTAAAATCAGAAGTGATGGTTTTATTTGGTATGGAGTAACAATCGATCAGTATACCTCTATGGCTATTGATGAAGGCTATTAAATAACCTTCATTTAATTTAAAGAAGCCATCTCATAAATCAATTATGAGATGGTTTTTATTTATGCTTTATTTGTTCAGCTAATTTGAAGATTTACATGTATCAACTTATTTTAGGACAGAATACTTTCCAAATAAAAAAGGGGACAATTGTCCCCTTTTTCAAACCAAATATATTGTAAAATTGTGGCGGTAATAAGCCGCCATTAAGGATCTTTGCTAACTATTTTAACGGATCGAATGGCCCACCCCAAGTGTTATTTTGTTTTAGATTAACATTGTTTTGAAGTGATACCGTAGGGATACCAAAAAAGTAGGTTGCTGGCTGATAAGCAATATTATAAGTGTCCTGGCTTTTTGTTTTAACAGTAAAACTTGCAGCGTATAACGCATCTAAGTCTGTATTGGCTGACGCATCTCTTGTACCAGTTATATAGTCGGTATATGCTAGGGTATTCTTCAAAGTTATTGTGATACCCATTCTCCTTTTACCGTTTAACGTACTTTCTAATAGTTTGCGCCGACGTAAATCCCAAAAACGTTTTCCTTCAAAAGCCAACTCTATTTGTCTTTCTTTCATTACGGTATTTACTAATTGAATGCTATTCATTCCTGCAGATAAACCATATAAACCATCAGTGCCAGGCTCAATTCCTGCTCTTTTTCTAATATTGATCAAATTAGCATATGCCTCTTGTGATTGTCCTGTATTACCGATCTCAGCAGCACATTCTGCTTGATTAAGCAAAACCTCAGCATAACGTATTTCTAACCAATCAGTTCCTGCATTTATAAAATTCGCTAAAGTTAAAGCTGGATCGATTCCTTTTCTCAAGTATAAGCCACTACCAGTTGCCGCACTCTCAGTTGAAGCCAATTCTTCTTTTTTTGTTGTAGCATTTAATCTTGTAAAATAGTAAGTCCATAAACGATAGGCAGGATTTCCGGCTAGCGGCCAATTACAACCATTATAAGCTATGGTTTGATCAAATCTTGGATCGCGGTTTTTGTAAAATGTTGCAGTACTGTAAGCATACTTTGAAGTTAGGGTATCCTTACCATCTTTCATAGGAAAAGCTCTTGCCATATCCCATGTAGGTAAATTTGATCCACCTGTTGTACCAATATACTTCGGAACGCTGGCGTTGGGATAAGAGTTGTTATTTTGTCCAATATCTGTTGTTCCGGTATTGTAGAGTGTTGCAAGAACAGCTTCAGGATTGCGGGGGCGACTTCCTCCATTAGATCCTTCGGTGGTCCACATGGTTGCATCAAATTTCGCATATAAACCAAATCCATTGGCAGACAAAGTATTTATGGCATCTGTGTTAGCTTTGTATGCATTTTGCCACCTCAAGCCATCGTTAGCCGGATTAAATTGTGGACTCGCAAAAGTCAACAAAACCCTTCCTTTATATGCTTGGGCAGCCCCTTTTGTGATACGTCCATAATCATCATTTTTTGGCCAGGTAATCGGTAAATATTTAATACAGGTATCTAAATCACTTGAAATCTGTGCAAAGGTTTCGGTTGTTGAACTTCTGGGAATCAGCGCTGCTTTTTTAGCATCCTCGCCAACAGCATCCAATGGTATTAAAACCAATGGTACTCCACCGTAAAGTTTTACCAATTCGAAATACCTGAATGCTCTCCAAAAATAAGCTTGTGCAATAAATCTCTTTTTTACAGCAGGATCCATTGTGCCAGCATTAACATCCCTGATAAACATATTAATGCTTCTGATCTTAAAGTAGTTACCAGCAGTATTGCTAGCTCCCAAATCGGTAACCGATTCTGATGTGGCTGTTCCTTTAACAAATACGTTATCTCCAAATTGCTCATCAGATAAACTACTTACCGAAGCACTTAAGCCACCTACGTTACCAAACCAGGAAGGCTGATTTTGGCTGTAAATATAATCAATGCTTAATTTTGTGGTGGTAGAATCATTATATACCTGATCAGCTGTAAAACTTCCCAGATCTTGTTTTTCAAGAACCTTTTTACAACTTGTAAACATCAATGATGCTGTACAAAAACTTATAATTATAATATAATACTTTTTCATAATAATAGATATTAGAGTCCAACATTTAAACCGAATGAATATGTTTTCAAAGTTGGATATGTTCCTAACTGACTTTGAAAATCTCTGTATTTGCCTGGGAATGGATTAATAAATTGAACCGGATTTGTTGCCTGTGCAAAAACCCTAATACTACCGATTCCAATTTTTTCAGTCCATTTTGTAGGTATTGAATAACTTAAATTAGCATTTGTAACATTGAACTGTGTTGCAGATACCAGCCAAAAATCACTGGTCTCGTAAATGCTAGAGAAATATGGGTTTGGATACTGTGCACCTGTATTGTTTTTTGTCCAATGATCTGCCCAGTACGATGCTCTGTTGTCATAAACAGAAGCCCCTGTTCCGCTCGGTTTTAAGCCGCCGATACTTGTTTTTCCACCCCATGAAATACCCATAACAACATTTAAGCTTAAACCTGAGTATCCCACATTAAAATTTAAACCTAAGTTATTATGGTTATTCTGTCTATCGGTAACATAGGTTTTATCCTTAACATCAATTACACCATCACCATTTACGTCTTCATAATTGATCATTCCTGGTTGTAACGGGTTATCTAAAATTTTAATTTTGGTTTTATCACCAGCTACAGCCGATTTATTTAACCTATCAGCTATTATTGCATTGGCTTCATCTTGTGTCCTAATAATGCCCAAAGATTTATAACCAAATAATCCAAGATCACTTGATTTTCCGGTTAAATCTTCAAGTGTTCCTACAATACCAGAGGCTACGTCAATCTTGATGTTTTTATTATCACTCCATGAGTAAAACGGAGAAAACCCATAACTAACTTTTCCAATTTTATCTCTCCAGCTTGCACTAATTTCATAACCAAACATATTTGCAGCAGCAAAATTCTCCGTTGGTACGGCCGCACCAATTGTAGCAGGAACGGATGAACTAAGTGTTGTTAACAAACCATAGCCGTGTGTCCAGAAATATTCTGCTGTAACCGTTAATTTGTTCTTAAGGAAACCCATATCAACTCCGTAATTGGTCTTAAAATATTTATCCCATATTACATTCATGTTTGGAATGGCAATATTCGATTTAATTGCAATACTTCTATCGATTTCATTAAATACGGCACCGCCACTGCTTCCAGTACCCAGATTATAAGAGGCTAAATATTGATAAGCTTTGGTTGCGTCGGTTCCTGTTAACCCTGCAGATGCCCTAAATTTTAATAAATCCATCCACTTAACATTATCTTTAAAGAATTTTTCTTGAGATACTACCCAACCCAATGATGCAGCTGGGAAACCTCCCCAGTTATTGCCAGGGGCAAATCTTGAACTACCATCTCTACGATAAACCAGTTGTAATAAGTATTTATTATCATAATCGTAATTTAAACGGGTAATAAGCGACTGAAAGCCTGTTTCGCTCACCTGGCCCGACTGGGTTGATGTCTGTGTTCCTACCGTAAATGTTTGATAAGGTAATCCTCCGGCAACAACACCTTCTGTCATTGCTGCAACTCCTTCTAACGCACTTTCCCTTTGTTCAACCAATGCGAGTGCGCTAATATTATGTTTACCGAAAGATCTGTTATAGTTTAACCCTGCATTTAACTGGTAAGCATCTGTAAAACTAGGATTTAATCTAATCCTATCCCCATTTTTGATCGCATACACTCCTAAAAGGGCACCACCTGGAATATGATTGTTATCGCCGGTACCTGCGTATTTATAATAATTAAAGGTAGTTCCGAATTGCTTAGTATTGGCACTATTGATATTTTTATTGAATGTAGCTGTTGCTGTCAGGCCTTTTACTCCAGGAATTTCGTACGTAATTTTACCCAGCATATTCATAACATAAGTTTTGCCACCTGTAAAATTATCGGAATTTTGAATTAAGAAAAAGTTTACATTTTCTAAGCCTCCCGTATTGCTAGCGCCAAGTACAACAGGATTACCATTAATAAAATATTCAGACCATGGATTAAC
Encoded proteins:
- a CDS encoding polysaccharide lyase, giving the protein MRTRNSIFSIIALCGIGNVAFAQYPVIPETMEKKADSLLKSIEEKSELQFLKVKHIVDEEAKHGKPYIPWAAKPGDLPQAKTVAFPGAEGGGAYSFGGRGGKVYVVTSLEDSGAGTLREACEQGGARIIVFNVSGIIRLKTPLIIRAPYITIAGQSAPGDGVCVAGESVWINTHDVIIRYMRFRRGATDVTRRDDAIGGNPVGNIIIDHVSASWGLDENMSIYRHVYDKKDGSKPEKLPTVNVTIQNSIFSEALDTYNHAFGSTIGGLNSTFVRNLWASNISRNPSVGMYGDFGFANNVIFNWWNRSADGGDNASFYSFINNYYKPGPITPAGEPISYRILKPESGRDKKFSNEFGKAYVTGNIIEGNEKVTKNNWDGGVQPESKRDKQKLLDSIKVDKPLPMAKISIIDTKKAYDYVLANAGASLPVRDAVDQRMIKQVSTGKIEHIEDGKLPAKQSYVKRRLPADSYKKGIISDIAQVGGYPEYKGKPYLDTDGDGIPDSWETKNGLNPKDAKDATKTSKSGYANIEVYLNSLVDVNKVRPSKG
- a CDS encoding polysaccharide lyase family 1 protein; the encoded protein is MKKNFLNLLCTTALIFSANYTFAQYPNIPANIKKSSDSMMKEAYHQSDIAWEKAKPIIAKEAGEGKPYIPWAGRPTDLPQSKLLAFPGAEGGGAYSFGGHGGRVIVVKNLNDSGPGSLRDACEQGGARIVVFNVAGIIRLKTPLIIRAPYITIAGQTAPGDGVCVAGESVWLNTHDVIVRFMRFRRGETFVGRRDDAIGGNPVGNIMIDHVSASWGLDENMSMYRHMYNDSTGKTEEKLGTVNITIQNSIFSEALDYWNHAFGSTLGGENCAFVRNLWADNGARNPSIGWNGIFNFANNVVFNWNNRSTDGGDYTAQFNIINNYYKPGPVTELKDPISYRILKPESGRSKLPYVVFGRAYVAGNIIDGNEKVTKDNWDGGVQLEDKKGSLMSFEAASKYFAAMKAKDPFPMPKISIIPTLQAKAYVLANAGATLPKRDPVDTRVIKQVATGKIEVHPNAKPSAFQFEHRRLPGDSYKQGIITEVSQVGGYPEYKGTPYKDSDDDGMPDAYELKNGLNPKDASDAAKITKSGYSNIEVYLNSVVPVSIVKPS
- a CDS encoding RagB/SusD family nutrient uptake outer membrane protein, whose amino-acid sequence is MKKYYIIIISFCTASLMFTSCKKVLEKQDLGSFTADQVYNDSTTTKLSIDYIYSQNQPSWFGNVGGLSASVSSLSDEQFGDNVFVKGTATSESVTDLGASNTAGNYFKIRSINMFIRDVNAGTMDPAVKKRFIAQAYFWRAFRYFELVKLYGGVPLVLIPLDAVGEDAKKAALIPRSSTTETFAQISSDLDTCIKYLPITWPKNDDYGRITKGAAQAYKGRVLLTFASPQFNPANDGLRWQNAYKANTDAINTLSANGFGLYAKFDATMWTTEGSNGGSRPRNPEAVLATLYNTGTTDIGQNNNSYPNASVPKYIGTTGGSNLPTWDMARAFPMKDGKDTLTSKYAYSTATFYKNRDPRFDQTIAYNGCNWPLAGNPAYRLWTYYFTRLNATTKKEELASTESAATGSGLYLRKGIDPALTLANFINAGTDWLEIRYAEVLLNQAECAAEIGNTGQSQEAYANLINIRKRAGIEPGTDGLYGLSAGMNSIQLVNTVMKERQIELAFEGKRFWDLRRRKLLESTLNGKRRMGITITLKNTLAYTDYITGTRDASANTDLDALYAASFTVKTKSQDTYNIAYQPATYFFGIPTVSLQNNVNLKQNNTWGGPFDPLK
- a CDS encoding SusC/RagA family TonB-linked outer membrane protein encodes the protein MNLKFLRKISLSLLLMLLASTILFAQDRKITGKVIDQADGQGIPGVNVSLKGVPSNVSTNSDGVYTIQVKSNSDVLVFSYIGYARQTIPVGTQTTINVKLVSDNKSLEDVVVVGYGTQKKATLTGAVSALDLKQVEDVPALSLSAALRGTAPGLAVSGGTQRPGQGTTITIRNPVVYSKDSQQGTNPIFVIDDIIRTQADFDLLDQSTVESVSILKDAEAAIYGVSGANGVVIVRTKRGKQGAPRISFSSSVGLSNATKLPQMMSGVELGNFVNDYLNTSVYQQTIAGTEVNNFINADGFKVTNGVTATTRETQWYTPDELSYFSANNHNWLAEAFQTSNIYRQALNISGGSDKVTYFVGANYTTQNSNFKGVNSYKYGLRASIDAKLAKGLSVSASMSGDVSYTKSYYYKLNSTSESLDNDVATLQNVNPWSEYFINGNPVVLGASNTGGLENVNFFLIQNSDNFTGGKTYVMNMLGKITYEIPGVKGLTATATFNKNINSANTKQFGTTFNYYKYAGTGDNNHIPGGALLGVYAIKNGDRIRLNPSFTDAYQLNAGLNYNRSFGKHNISALALVEQRESALEGVAAMTEGVVAGGLPYQTFTVGTQTSTQSGQVSETGFQSLITRLNYDYDNKYLLQLVYRRDGSSRFAPGNNWGGFPAASLGWVVSQEKFFKDNVKWMDLLKFRASAGLTGTDATKAYQYLASYNLGTGSSGGAVFNEIDRSIAIKSNIAIPNMNVIWDKYFKTNYGVDMGFLKNKLTVTAEYFWTHGYGLLTTLSSSVPATIGAAVPTENFAAANMFGYEISASWRDKIGKVSYGFSPFYSWSDNKNIKIDVASGIVGTLEDLTGKSSDLGLFGYKSLGIIRTQDEANAIIADRLNKSAVAGDKTKIKILDNPLQPGMINYEDVNGDGVIDVKDKTYVTDRQNNHNNLGLNFNVGYSGLSLNVVMGISWGGKTSIGGLKPSGTGASVYDNRASYWADHWTKNNTGAQYPNPYFSSIYETSDFWLVSATQFNVTNANLSYSIPTKWTEKIGIGSIRVFAQATNPVQFINPFPGKYRDFQSQLGTYPTLKTYSFGLNVGL